Genomic window (Ctenopharyngodon idella isolate HZGC_01 chromosome 20, HZGC01, whole genome shotgun sequence):
AATGCACAACCTATGGGACAATCTTTAAGCACTTTTGCACACCACCTagtgtaaaacacacacacacacacacacgcctaCCTTAGATTTTCTGCCCATATATGTCTGAGCGAACCAGTCAGAGTCCATTGCCTTCAGGTTTGCCATGATCTGaccctgaaaaacaaaaaaacaaaaaaaacagtaaaacttaACTTGAACGCCATTCACACACGCACTCACTAATAACTGTTTAAGTGCAGATTTTGCGCAGAAAAGTTTTCCCCAAAATTCTTCCAGATCACAACAGGTGCATTCAAACTTATGTACTTATTATACACATGCAAACAGCACTGGTTTCAACAGATTTAAATCTGGAAATGTCAAGTAAGGGTCTGTAGAACTGCACAGGATATTTCAAGCAGTATCAATGGAAAACTAGAAGGTGATGCTCACAGCAAAAGCTTCATGAAACTCAAACACATCGATGTCGTCCAAAGTCAGACCGCTCCTCTCCAGGACCTTTGGAGTGCTGTAGGTCGGCCTGAGGAAGAAAACAACAAAGACATGAGTGTgtgagaagagagaaagagatagaaagatatttataaaaaataaaaaaaatcaccacacaggaaaaaaacatcacatttacatACTGTATTTAAACCTTAATATTAGAGATTGAATGATGTTGACACAGattacttttcataatcaatATGCAGAACCAAattaattaagttttatttctgctttttgACACTATAATCTGCTTTTTGAATTTTAAATTcatcctgaaaaaataaatgtttcttggtTTCCAAAAAGATATTAAGCATAGCagcagcagttattttaaattgtaataatattactgtttttactgtatttttggtcaaataaataaagcctctgtgagcagaagagacttctttcaaaagcattttttaaaaaatcttacgaccccaaacttttgaacagtattgcaCGTAAAAAGCTAACTAATTTATGCAAGCAGTACATTGAATAAATTACTTAAGCGTTTAACATGTTGTGCGAGAACCAAAGTAGAACTGAAAGTCAAAAATTGTCAATATTGGTAAAATATACTTGCCAAACTGATTATTAGCATGTCTAAATTAAGAATGactaattaaatttaaaaaaaaaattatatatatatatatatatatatatatatatataaggaaataaacatttaaaccaaaaatgccaaatgtgtaaatgtaaacCTACATAAAACTTTAAATAGCAATCTATACAAGAGAGTCTCATTTTTCTGCAGACTGAATGAATGTCAGTCACAAACTCGCACGCCACAACACAACCCAACCACAACAATAACAAAACCCACAGCACAAAACCTCACAGGCCtgaaagagaaacagagaggAGAGAAGAAAAGAAGCAGGAACTCACCCAAGAAGCAGCTGGTCTTTTGGGTCTTGAGACACATACACAAAATCTCTGAAGgtaaaaacacagacatacaGTAATATCAACATCAGAACCACAAGCCGCTGTGTGCTGTAGAGATGAGCACATGACGTCTGTCTGCTGTAATGGGACACTATAAACACTGATCATTCCACGACATGAACAGCTTCAGGAAAACACAAGCTTGATTAACCAGAAAATTACATTTACTTAAAGGTAAAATGCATCTTTTTCCAAAAGTTTTATGGTTAATTTCCactaaaagaataaaaaattctACACTTTTACACACATTTCTAAATACATGCATTTGGTTTTCAGATAGCATTTCAGAACGAGTATCttaaaattcaataaatacatttcaataaATATCCATGATTCATGGGTACATTTGCACAGATCAGCTAAATTGTTAAGGAAAATACAGATGTGTCAGCGTTGGTAGTTTTTTAATGTAAGGcattatttttgcttttgtaCCTGAGATACGCTTTAGGCTTGTAACCCATAGCAAGAGCTTTCTCCTCTGACATGATCAAAACTGCAGATGCACCGTCAGTCTgagtgaaaacacacacacagagaaagttCATCTTTGAGTGACAAATCTGACAGATGATCCTTAAAACAAAGGGATAAAAACAAACTGGATAAACCAGCATTATCTCAGATAAACTGACCAGGAAAGAGGAGTTTGCGGCCGTCACGGTGCCGTGAGGCTTGATGAAAGCGGGTTTGAGTTTAGCCATCTGTTCCATGGTGGAAGGACGGATCCCGTTATCTTTAGACACAATATCCTTCCCTGTGATAAAACATACATTTGAACAACAATCAGAACTGCTCAAATCAAACTTAGCTGTTAAAGTCTTGTTATTTCTGTTCAAATGCTTATTGCACTTTCACAAATTGCCTGCAAgctgaattaataaaataattaccaacaaaaacaaaacctatTTTTGGTCAGAAACTGAAATGAAGCGGCCAGTGCTGTTGTAGTTGTGTTAATTGTTCACCTGGCACTTTGAAGTTGATGACATCACTGAGCAGCCCGCTGTCTTGAGCTTTTTTTGCGAGCATGTGAGACCGCAACGCAAACTCATCCTGCTCTAAACGCGTCACGCCAAATGCAGCCGCCAGACGGTCCGCGGAGTGACCCATTGTCTCGGCTGTGGAGAACTCGGCTACTGCCGGCAGCTAAACACATAGAGAGACAGACATTTAGGAGCTTTTAAGGAAGGAAACTCAACTATACCATATGGACTGTATTTAAAcagactaaaaaaaattaaatatagatgtcCTATTGAaagattacattttataaaacagatTCTATGAGACTTGTGATAGTCTATGTAGAACCAGTCAGAATGGGTTGAGAATTACAAACAATCAGTAATGTTGTGCcatgtatgtcataatttttaaGCAAAAGTGTTTATAGCTGTCTTAATAGCGGTTTAGAATTTATAGCTATTTCCTGTGTAATTTCCAGTATAATTTCCTGTTATTTCCTCCAATTTCCTGTATAATTTTTGCTAATTAtttctataaataataataactaatagtaataatacttttcacataatatatacaataacaacaatagcaatttttatatatatatatatatatatatatatatatatatatatatatatatatatatatataacatttctaAGCCAACAACATGCGGCTATGAGTGTGAGCGGTGATTCTGAACATGTGGAACATCGGCTGATTCCGGACTCTGGCTGGtcgatcggtgcatctctaatgaTAATCAAATTGAGGTGCACTGGGGGTAATATGTGAGGTGTATTATGGATAATGTAGTACCTCTGGTGCAAGGTGAGCGAGGCGGATGGAGCCCAGCAGAGAAAGTCGTGCCCCGAGGGTCTTTGCCCTGTTTAGTGACAGCATTGTCTTCCGCATCTTCCGGCTGTGGCGAATCGGAACGTCAGACATAAACTCGACCCCACCGGCAACTACAGCATCACACTGACCGGCAGCGATCAAACCAGCAGCTagaaaacaaattaacaatCAACAGTTAAGTTGCCTCTGCTGTAGAATGATAAAGTTTAATTCAATTTCAATCTGTTCATGCATACTAAGTGACCATTGGTTGTTTAGAGTGATGTGTTTGTAAATGTGAGTTACATGCATTTAAACAGCTATCatcaaaaaatgtgtgtgttcagtaccTGTGGTCATTGCTTGGTTGGAGGAAATACACGCCATAGTCACCGTGTGAGCAGGAGTCTTATCTGAGAATCCAGCGCCAAGTGCCGCCTACaagaaaacaatcaaaatttaattccaaattaacatattatatatgcattatttcaaaagtttgaaaacattaaaaatttttgtttttataaagaagtctcttctgctcaccaaggctgcatttatttaataaaaaatacagtaaaaacagtaacattgtgaaatatcattacaatttaacataacgtttttctattttaatatactttagaatgtaatttattcctataaattttcagcatcattactccagtcttcagtgtcacgtgatccttcagaaatcattctaatatggcgatttgctgctcaagaaacatttctgattattattatcaatgttgaaaaataaaGCTCTTGCACTGAATCAAACTGATAgacaggtgtggcaaaatgttAATTCAGTACCCAATATACAAACACTGTCATTGCAGTAAGATGAAATCTCTGTACAGATGTCCGACCTCTCATTGGTCAGTCTGATAGCATGTTTCTCAGCAGCCAACCAATAAACACAGACCAGACAAACTAAAAATAGCTTGAACATCCaaattctattttagaaatcATCACAGACTAGAGGACAGACTGACCTCTCTGGCCACATTACTGGTCTTCACTTCCTGAATAACTGTTCCATAGACAATATAATCAACAGCATCTTTAGGGAGACCGGTTCTGTTCAGCAGACCCCtgaagaaaaacacagacagacagttagTCCTGAACGTTAGAGTAACGAGTGAATCgttatactgtatgtgtttgtggTGACGTACTGTAATGCTGCTCTGGCCAGATCATGGGGCATCAGATCAGCGTATCTAATAACAAAGACAGAGAGAGCAGAGAGACACAAAGAATGATTTCACAGTTTTTTGCAAGGCATTGATATTCCTAAAACATTCCCTTCAGAGCGCTCTACAAAaccacgcctccttcaaaacacatgaactctcacagcagagtctgcaaagtgtCACGAGACGAGAGACGGCATTAAAGCAACACCATGGAACTTTTGCCGCTCTTGTGGTTAATAGACAAAACTGCATGCGTCTTGCAGAAGAGTATTGTAGCCGGAGCTTCCCCtttctgtttatgtctatgatGAGTCACGCAGGTACTGGGCTACTCCGCAGCGGTGCCGACCCGACCGgtctaaaatattttgaatataaacacttattataggtgtactgtagtgattcaggataagacaaaacCACAGCttggaaaatggattcatgatgtacttaatataaattttgtaaaatctgaacacaaaaaagttacatagtgcagTTTTAAATTAcatcatgtctcaaagcacataacattacaataataatgaatgtgaacaacttacagagctcttacttgtaccacctgacctctgcagattcatttcagcgttgatagtgttgacatagaaacgcataatctgagtctgaggatgtgaacagctccgggTTGCCATCTTTTAATTATGGTTACAACATGGCGTGAACacagcataagctcgttgttttggttcaggaggaaatgtaaaaggcggctgctgtttgtttgtggcgctcagtgactgacgtctgtctaCAACTTTGCATAGCCTTACAGAACGcactgatgacgtgtgatgtctggGCGAGCAGGtgcatatgttgacaggcaggtagcaCATCgtatcattgcattcggaccgaacattttggatgaacacgaatgaacatttttgggtcctgagacttccacagaagatatatgtacatttttaatatttagaccacttctattattgttTGCTATCAGCATGTGAAGAGAgattcaaccagtataacaaaaagtgtttataaaaaaaattgccaaCCCTACAGTGCCTTTAATTCAGtctgaaacatttatttgtagTCTGTAGTTAAATTGCGTGCCATATAATTTTGGATTTTGTAACCTTAAAGTTTGAAAATTTCCTGTTGTCTTAATTGTTTGCTGCTTGGTATTTCTTTTAGAAAATTAAAATCTAGTTACTAACACCCAAAAAATCTAATGCTTAGTCTCTGTATTAATAACACAAGCTGAAGTGACATATTAAAGCAAGTCCAGTGTATCACTGCAAACATTTCAGTAAAAATACTTCAACAACATAATTCAAACAGTATTTCAGACCTGAAACAGTAGAACACAGTGCTAGTATCACAAAGGTCATGGATTTGAATCtaaaatgcatgaactgatcaaATCTATACCTTAAATGCAATATAAGTCACTTTGAATGAAAGTGCCTTccaaatgcattaaaacaaatgttaatttctgccaaatgcataaattagtagttatttttccattttttctaTTTAGGGAAATCCGACAAATCATCTTCTTTACCAgtcatcttaaaaaaaattagaaaaagaaATCTTAAGCTGACTTCGGGCGAACAAAATGTTTGTCTTGAATTTCATTATTAACATGACAGTTAAAGTTTAGTTTTGATTTGTTGTAATGTATCCAAAGATCAGATGTATCCAATTATCAATAAACAATGCTGCTTTAATCTCCTTTCTCCTCTTTATAAATGATTGtgtgattgtttttgtttcagttcACGAagccatatctgaatttcactTAAGCACTTTGTGCAACTTGTCAGGCCATGTCTTACGTGGTGCCAGACAGGAGGAAGGGGGTTCGGACGCCATCCACCAGAACGATGTTCTTCACTCCTGGTTTGGCCAGAGTCTTCTTGCTCTTTACTATTTGGTTATAAAAGACACagaaaagaacaacaaaaatattttaaggaatgtgcatttttctttttatttactctaatgtaatattaaaagtatttcatttagttttatgAGGACCTTATAGAATATAGCAAAATAGATTGTAGCTGGACAGAGCACTGGTCAGCATTACACCGTACACGTTACCTTGAGCTTGCAGATGGACAGATGTGCTGAGAGAACGAGCAGCTGGAGAGAAACAGTTCTAATGAGTGATAATGACATGTTAAATGTTCAGTAACCTGCATAATGTGATGTGTTCATTAGCTCTGAAGACCTAGGACGTCTTACCGAACTGGGCAGCCTGCATAGATGTCAGTGGACTGCTCCTCAGTGAGGTCAACAACATAGACGCCATCTTTGATTATCTGGAAGACTTGAGGCAAAGTATGAATGATTATTAAGAGTAATATTTCAAAGCAAACTAAAAAATTTAACAGTTTTATTTCTCATTCATAAATTCAATGAATaccaatgaaaataaaacttgaCAGAGCTGAGTTAAGCATaacaaatgaatgttttattatcCTACTGAACGTACTGTTATCACACAGTGATGTAAGTGttgtataataaaatgtatttatattttacactaACCTGGGCTGCGTTTCACAAACGTTTTGTGAGCCCAAGATGATTGAGTGTACgagattttttaatataatgtacAGTGGCCTTTAAAAGTGTTTCgacacttaaaataataaaaatggaaaatgcgTGAGGTACATTaagtaaaatatcaaaactaaGTGACATTTGCACTCAAATGCTGCAGAATATCTTTATTAACTCTCACTTTTCTTAAGTCTCAATATCTTTGAATCAGCtggtgttttggtgatttttagtggatgtatgaaTGTTTCCTAGCAGAGGAACTACAGGTGTAGACCATCACATTAACTATCAACATGCTCCACTAACCACAAAAACAGTACTGACTGTCttcatattcaaaattattattattattttgtagtaTAATTTGATACTTTTTGATTGAAAACCCTTTGCTTGTGCTatttttcattcaaataaatgccacttgCTTTTATATTTTGCATCAATGCAATGACTTTCAGATATTTGAGACAAGTGTTGCTAAAGTGTCCAAATGCTCTTTGAGCTGCTATTCATACTTTACATTAACCTGTTAAGTATGTGTTAGTAAtcataatacagtaatatatatatatatatatatatatatatatatatatatatatatatgtctgaCACTGATctggtgagtgtgtttgtgtgagagagagtgtgtgagtgtgtgaccCTTCACCTACTTCTGTCAGTAGACTGGACAAGGACAAATACACAACcgcattaaacatttaaacagctACTTAAGATCTTGGCATCATTATGAAACAACACTGATCATGATATAACCACACATGACAGTAAAACAACAGTAATGACATAAAGCTAACACTTTAACACACATAAACAAGTACACGGATTCATTCTTCCGCATGcctaaaaacactgtttaaGATATTCATCAGGATTCATCATATAAACACAATGTGTGTTGTAATATAAgtacataaattatatttttacctGCTAATGTTGTAAATGTGGAGAGAGCGCGATGTTTGATGTCTCTCGTCTGCCTAATGACTACAGCAGTGCACGAGCCGCAGGACCCCGCGTCAACTTGGCAACCCGAATCACTGCCTGAGCATGGGAAATATCCCGCGAATACTtacttactttattttttttttttttaaaacgacattttttttttacatcaatatACACAAAGgaataaatataaaacgttaTTATATGCACCAAACGGGGGGTGATATGGTTTTATTTAAAGGCGCTAAATTGGCAGCCTAAATGGCGGCTGCAGGGGCTCGCGCTTGTCAGTGCGTACACGCGCGCTCACGGTGATGTCGTTTTGAGAAGGATGGCGAGCGCGAGACTGCTGTTGGCGCGGGGCTGCTGTACAGCCGTGAAAACTGTCACAGGTGACAAACTTATATTCATAAACGCATATGTAATTATTgtgtatatacattatattgtaCTTGTATATCCGTTACTAGCACTTTTAATTGAGTATGGGAGATGTTGAATGAGGTGACCTGCATGAATGAACTTTCACCTAGTTTTTACAGTATAGGTCAGTGGGTCACAGTTCAGCAAATATAATTATAGTAATAATGGTGTGAAGTATAAGATTTTAAGTTATAATTATATATGcataattagtaattaattgtAATACAGGGGCGTGACAGCTTACCATCCAACTGTGTTTACAGTTGTTGTGActgtaaaatcaataaaaaaaaattaatacagaTGTTCCTTTAAGGAATGTAAGAGATGTTATCTGTTATTtgcaatattatttatttatttatttattttacatcgATGGATAATTGGAAGTTTTGGCTACTAAGGCAAAATATGCTAAAAAAGTTTACGTATCAAGGAATTATTTTGTGTAAGTGttgctattttaaaaatgaatggcAGATGAAATCTGTGTGTAGTAACAACAGTAACTATGGTATTTAGCTGGTAAAAATGCTCAATATGGAAAATTACGTTTCTCATTATGTTATACAGAACATGTAGAATTTTACCCTTGTAAAACACTCAACatgcaacattttttaaatgaacagctaattacaattataatatttaatgtactgtatattgatgtgtatttatttaatgtttgttgTAAGTTTATGCATAACTATTAACACAAAAACTTCCTATGACCTGCTGACCTCTGAttggacacacacagacaagtgTACCTGCACGCGGTGTGTGTTTGGTCATGTGAATGTGACAGGTGGGGTTGTATGGGGGAACTGGGGCAAAGGTCATGCAGGTCTCCAATGACAACAGGATTCTGGGCCAAAGTCACTGTGTCACTTGAGCATTTCAACGGAGACCccacatttaattaaatatattatcttTAAGACTGCTGTGTGGTGTACAACATATTGACCTTACAATTTATACTGTGATATAATCaatgaaatattgataaatattcataaatattgcTTTGTTAAAAGAAAATGACCTCTATGTGGACTATGTAACTTTTCTCATGGAAAGTTCAAGTGGAACTTTAGATGTGTgatcatgtttatttatgttttttgggTCGTAGGTCATGGACAGAGAAGTCTATCCATATCATCAGCTGTGCTGGGTAACTATTAAACACAAAACTGATGAATATGAagacaatgttttctttttaatcacTCCTTTGTCTCTCCGTCTTCAGCTCGCACTCATGTCAGTTATGAAGTCAAGGATAATGTTGCTGTGGTACGAATCAATGATCCAAACTCAAAGGTGAGTTCTGTTATCCCACGATTCCTCTTGTGTTATAATGTCTATGGCTGTGTCAGAAATCGCCCCCCGTttaatagggcactatttgaggaaacagccatttttagtggtgtccgaaaccatagtgaaCATCACCGAGGGCACTCATtcagtcccacaatgcaccacaataacgagtgtacaaccgattagactcaacggctagagaatacccataatgcaatCTTGCGGAATGAATTCCCAtgtctgaccagaagatggcaccagcagctgaatcatcaatctatccattttccaaaccgcttgTCCACTGtggctacagcgtaatatcatacaggtatacatttctttttaattgattattgacagagttcaagataaatcttttcatttctACTGGAGCGGCCATTTTGCACAAACTTTGCAAATGAGTATCTGAATTCACTCTATCATTTTCATTCACTTTTTCAactggactatattagtggactaatgtaagaagtagtgaatgagggtatagggggcgatttcgtaCACAGCTAGTGTTTATTGATTAAAAGTTTTATCAAAGTGTTTATTGTTCAAACGTTTATGGTAAgatttttcagcaaggatgctaaagtgacagtaaagaaattaataatcttacaaaagatttctatttcaaataaatgctgttcttttgaactttctattcatcaaaataatctttaaaaaaacaatgtatcaaggtttctacaaaaatatgaagcagcacaactgtttttaacattaataataataaataaatgtttcttgagctgcaaatcagcattagaatgatttctgaaggatcatgtgacactgaagactggagtaatgatgctgaaaattcagctttgatcacaggaataaattacattttaaaatatattcaaatagaaaaaagttactttaaattgtagtaatatttcactgtatattactgtttttactgtatttttcatcaaataaatgcagccttgtggagcagaagagacttctttcagaaatatttaaatatcttaaagaCTCCAAATTTTTGAACTGAGATTGTATATAATTATTGTGTGTTTTGTAGGTGAATACTCTGTCCAAGCAGATGCAGGCAGAGATGGCGGAGGTGATGAATGAGATTTGGGGGAATTCAGCAGTGAAGAGCGCCGTCCTCATATCCAGAAAACCAGGATGCTTCATCGCCGGAGCCGACATCAAGTacaacacacactctcacacacgcaGATTACCTTGACCATTTATAGAGACTCATATTCATCATTATCTCCGTCTTTCAGTATGATTCAGGCCTGCAGCACAGcagaggaagtgacatcacTGTCACAGGAAGGACAGAAGATGTTTGACCAGATTGAGAAATCCCCCATCCCTATTGTGGCTGCTATTAACGGCTCCTGTCTGGGCGGCGGATTGGAGGTCAGCACATGTATTATTTCACtctcatttgtttttaattagtcATTAGATCACTTTTGAGATGGCTTTTTAACTGTGTGAACAGCAGtgatgttattgttaactaatacTAATAACATTTatcagtaattaaaat
Coding sequences:
- the hadhb gene encoding trifunctional enzyme subunit beta, mitochondrial → MASMLLTSLRSSPLTSMQAAQFAARSLSTSVHLQAQVKSKKTLAKPGVKNIVLVDGVRTPFLLSGTTYADLMPHDLARAALQGLLNRTGLPKDAVDYIVYGTVIQEVKTSNVAREAALGAGFSDKTPAHTVTMACISSNQAMTTAAGLIAAGQCDAVVAGGVEFMSDVPIRHSRKMRKTMLSLNRAKTLGARLSLLGSIRLAHLAPELPAVAEFSTAETMGHSADRLAAAFGVTRLEQDEFALRSHMLAKKAQDSGLLSDVINFKVPGKDIVSKDNGIRPSTMEQMAKLKPAFIKPHGTVTAANSSFLTDGASAVLIMSEEKALAMGYKPKAYLRDFVYVSQDPKDQLLLGPTYSTPKVLERSGLTLDDIDVFEFHEAFAGQIMANLKAMDSDWFAQTYMGRKSKVGVPPMEKFNTWGGSLSLGHPFAATGCRLVTTVAHRLQKEGGQYGLVAACAAGGQGHAMVIEAYPQ